Proteins encoded by one window of Macaca fascicularis isolate 582-1 chromosome 10, T2T-MFA8v1.1:
- the SAMD10 gene encoding sterile alpha motif domain-containing protein 10 isoform X7: protein MYHTSPSLGGLTRPVVLWSQQDVCKWLKKHCPHNYLVYVEAFSQHAITGRALLRLNAEKLQRMGLAQEAQRQEVLQQVLRLQVREEGRSLQLLSQASFGKMS, encoded by the exons ATGTACCACACAAGCCCCTCGTTGGGCGGCCTGACCCGGCCCGTGGTCCTGTGGAGTCAGCAGGATGTCTGCAAGTGGCTCAAGAAGCACTGTCCCCACAACTACCTCGTCTACGTGGAGGCCTTCTCCCAGCATGCCATCACCG gcCGGGCACTGCTGCGGCTGAATGCGGAGAAGCTGCAGCGGATGGGGCTGGCCCAGGAGGCCCAGAGGCAGGAGGTGCTGCAGCAGGTGCTCCGCCTGCAGGTGCGTGAGGAGGGGCGGAGCCTGCAGCTGCTCAGCCAAG CTTCCTTTGGGAAAATGTCCTAG
- the SAMD10 gene encoding sterile alpha motif domain-containing protein 10 isoform X5, whose protein sequence is MWIKTPASRDSATAHFSFCQTLLEHTVSAESIPCHLPGTPGTSLTWHDSRSQRAASSRPIKLLQQPGTETPQGRLYSDHYGMYHTSPSLGGLTRPVVLWSQQDVCKWLKKHCPHNYLVYVEAFSQHAITGRALLRLNAEKLQRMGLAQEAQRQEVLQQVLRLQVREEGRSLQLLSQASFGKMS, encoded by the exons ATGTGGATCAAGACACCTGCCTCCCGAGACTCAG ccacTGCCCACTTCAGCTTCTGCCAGACCCTCCTGGAGCACACGGTGTCAGCTGAGAGCATCCCCTGCCACTTGCCTGGGACACCTGGCACCAGTCTCACATGGCATGACTCCCGCAGCCAGAGGGCGGCCAGCAGCAGGCCAATCAAGCTCCTGCAGCAGCCCGGCACAGAGACCCCCCAG GGCCGGCTGTACTCTGATCACTATGGCATGTACCACACAAGCCCCTCGTTGGGCGGCCTGACCCGGCCCGTGGTCCTGTGGAGTCAGCAGGATGTCTGCAAGTGGCTCAAGAAGCACTGTCCCCACAACTACCTCGTCTACGTGGAGGCCTTCTCCCAGCATGCCATCACCG gcCGGGCACTGCTGCGGCTGAATGCGGAGAAGCTGCAGCGGATGGGGCTGGCCCAGGAGGCCCAGAGGCAGGAGGTGCTGCAGCAGGTGCTCCGCCTGCAGGTGCGTGAGGAGGGGCGGAGCCTGCAGCTGCTCAGCCAAG CTTCCTTTGGGAAAATGTCCTAG
- the SAMD10 gene encoding sterile alpha motif domain-containing protein 10 isoform X4 — translation MFTELRSKLSPPRGRAGAVRAGFGERRDVDATAHFSFCQTLLEHTVSAESIPCHLPGTPGTSLTWHDSRSQRAASSRPIKLLQQPGTETPQGRLYSDHYGMYHTSPSLGGLTRPVVLWSQQDVCKWLKKHCPHNYLVYVEAFSQHAITGRALLRLNAEKLQRMGLAQEAQRQEVLQQVLRLQVREEGRSLQLLSQASFGKMS, via the exons ATGTTCACCGAGCTGAGGTCCAAGCTGAGCCCCCCGCGTGGCCGCGCCGGGGCCGTGCGCGCGGGCTTCGGGGAGCGCCGGGATGTGGACG ccacTGCCCACTTCAGCTTCTGCCAGACCCTCCTGGAGCACACGGTGTCAGCTGAGAGCATCCCCTGCCACTTGCCTGGGACACCTGGCACCAGTCTCACATGGCATGACTCCCGCAGCCAGAGGGCGGCCAGCAGCAGGCCAATCAAGCTCCTGCAGCAGCCCGGCACAGAGACCCCCCAG GGCCGGCTGTACTCTGATCACTATGGCATGTACCACACAAGCCCCTCGTTGGGCGGCCTGACCCGGCCCGTGGTCCTGTGGAGTCAGCAGGATGTCTGCAAGTGGCTCAAGAAGCACTGTCCCCACAACTACCTCGTCTACGTGGAGGCCTTCTCCCAGCATGCCATCACCG gcCGGGCACTGCTGCGGCTGAATGCGGAGAAGCTGCAGCGGATGGGGCTGGCCCAGGAGGCCCAGAGGCAGGAGGTGCTGCAGCAGGTGCTCCGCCTGCAGGTGCGTGAGGAGGGGCGGAGCCTGCAGCTGCTCAGCCAAG CTTCCTTTGGGAAAATGTCCTAG
- the SAMD10 gene encoding sterile alpha motif domain-containing protein 10 isoform X3: MWTALFTCRHHTEPSFIHSFTMNVGCPCVTDVDQDTCLPRLSFCQTLLEHTVSAESIPCHLPGTPGTSLTWHDSRSQRAASSRPIKLLQQPGTETPQGRLYSDHYGMYHTSPSLGGLTRPVVLWSQQDVCKWLKKHCPHNYLVYVEAFSQHAITGRALLRLNAEKLQRMGLAQEAQRQEVLQQVLRLQVREEGRSLQLLSQASFGKMS, encoded by the exons ATGTGGACG GCTCTGTTCACTTGCAGACACCATACAgagccttcattcattcattcattcacaatgAACGTGGGGTGCCCCTGTGTAACAGATGTGGATCAAGACACCTGCCTCCCGAGACTCAG CTTCTGCCAGACCCTCCTGGAGCACACGGTGTCAGCTGAGAGCATCCCCTGCCACTTGCCTGGGACACCTGGCACCAGTCTCACATGGCATGACTCCCGCAGCCAGAGGGCGGCCAGCAGCAGGCCAATCAAGCTCCTGCAGCAGCCCGGCACAGAGACCCCCCAG GGCCGGCTGTACTCTGATCACTATGGCATGTACCACACAAGCCCCTCGTTGGGCGGCCTGACCCGGCCCGTGGTCCTGTGGAGTCAGCAGGATGTCTGCAAGTGGCTCAAGAAGCACTGTCCCCACAACTACCTCGTCTACGTGGAGGCCTTCTCCCAGCATGCCATCACCG gcCGGGCACTGCTGCGGCTGAATGCGGAGAAGCTGCAGCGGATGGGGCTGGCCCAGGAGGCCCAGAGGCAGGAGGTGCTGCAGCAGGTGCTCCGCCTGCAGGTGCGTGAGGAGGGGCGGAGCCTGCAGCTGCTCAGCCAAG CTTCCTTTGGGAAAATGTCCTAG
- the SAMD10 gene encoding sterile alpha motif domain-containing protein 10 isoform X2, with translation MNVGCPCVTDVDQDTCLPRLSFCQTLLEHTVSAESIPCHLPGTPGTSLTWHDSRSQRAASSRPIKLLQQPGTETPQGRLYSDHYGMYHTSPSLGGLTRPVVLWSQQDVCKWLKKHCPHNYLVYVEAFSQHAITGRALLRLNAEKLQRMGLAQEAQRQEVLQQVLRLQVREEGRSLQLLSQASFGKMS, from the exons atgAACGTGGGGTGCCCCTGTGTAACAGATGTGGATCAAGACACCTGCCTCCCGAGACTCAG CTTCTGCCAGACCCTCCTGGAGCACACGGTGTCAGCTGAGAGCATCCCCTGCCACTTGCCTGGGACACCTGGCACCAGTCTCACATGGCATGACTCCCGCAGCCAGAGGGCGGCCAGCAGCAGGCCAATCAAGCTCCTGCAGCAGCCCGGCACAGAGACCCCCCAG GGCCGGCTGTACTCTGATCACTATGGCATGTACCACACAAGCCCCTCGTTGGGCGGCCTGACCCGGCCCGTGGTCCTGTGGAGTCAGCAGGATGTCTGCAAGTGGCTCAAGAAGCACTGTCCCCACAACTACCTCGTCTACGTGGAGGCCTTCTCCCAGCATGCCATCACCG gcCGGGCACTGCTGCGGCTGAATGCGGAGAAGCTGCAGCGGATGGGGCTGGCCCAGGAGGCCCAGAGGCAGGAGGTGCTGCAGCAGGTGCTCCGCCTGCAGGTGCGTGAGGAGGGGCGGAGCCTGCAGCTGCTCAGCCAAG CTTCCTTTGGGAAAATGTCCTAG
- the SAMD10 gene encoding sterile alpha motif domain-containing protein 10 isoform X1, which yields MLLSPPPRTEGPDLRGPPAGARGLFSAESCPGAHGRPSPWRTALAHAGPRAADTPRSSRSAPGTQGSAAGASPRTLAGRGDRLGRGAGWGGAGRRRAFPAGHTGRPALGEGRVRGPGTRGPHVHRAEVQAEPPAWPRRGRARGLRGAPGCGRFCQTLLEHTVSAESIPCHLPGTPGTSLTWHDSRSQRAASSRPIKLLQQPGTETPQGRLYSDHYGMYHTSPSLGGLTRPVVLWSQQDVCKWLKKHCPHNYLVYVEAFSQHAITGRALLRLNAEKLQRMGLAQEAQRQEVLQQVLRLQVREEGRSLQLLSQASFGKMS from the exons ATGCTCCTCAGCCCACCCCCACGCACAGAGGGGCCCGACCTCAGAGGACCCCCGGCAGGTGCACGGGGACTCTTCTCCGCGGAGTCGTGCCCAGGGGCGCACGGACGCCCCTCGCCCTGGCGGACAGCCTTGGCGCACGCAGGCCCGCGCGCCGCCGACACACCTCGGAGCTCCCGGAGCGCGCCCGGCACACAGGGCTCGGCGGCAGGTGCCTCGCCGCGCACACTCGCGGGCCGCGGGGACCGGCTCGGGCGCGGGGCCggctggggcggggcggggcggcggcgCGCGTTCCCCGCCGGCCACACCGGCCGCCCTGCACTCGGCGAGGGGCGTGTGCGCGGGCCTGGCACCCGCGGGCCCCATGTTCACCGAGCTGAGGTCCAAGCTGAGCCCCCCGCGTGGCCGCGCCGGGGCCGTGCGCGCGGGCTTCGGGGAGCGCCGGGATGTGGACG CTTCTGCCAGACCCTCCTGGAGCACACGGTGTCAGCTGAGAGCATCCCCTGCCACTTGCCTGGGACACCTGGCACCAGTCTCACATGGCATGACTCCCGCAGCCAGAGGGCGGCCAGCAGCAGGCCAATCAAGCTCCTGCAGCAGCCCGGCACAGAGACCCCCCAG GGCCGGCTGTACTCTGATCACTATGGCATGTACCACACAAGCCCCTCGTTGGGCGGCCTGACCCGGCCCGTGGTCCTGTGGAGTCAGCAGGATGTCTGCAAGTGGCTCAAGAAGCACTGTCCCCACAACTACCTCGTCTACGTGGAGGCCTTCTCCCAGCATGCCATCACCG gcCGGGCACTGCTGCGGCTGAATGCGGAGAAGCTGCAGCGGATGGGGCTGGCCCAGGAGGCCCAGAGGCAGGAGGTGCTGCAGCAGGTGCTCCGCCTGCAGGTGCGTGAGGAGGGGCGGAGCCTGCAGCTGCTCAGCCAAG CTTCCTTTGGGAAAATGTCCTAG
- the SAMD10 gene encoding sterile alpha motif domain-containing protein 10 isoform X6 encodes MWTGRLYSDHYGMYHTSPSLGGLTRPVVLWSQQDVCKWLKKHCPHNYLVYVEAFSQHAITGRALLRLNAEKLQRMGLAQEAQRQEVLQQVLRLQVREEGRSLQLLSQASFGKMS; translated from the exons ATGTGGACG GGCCGGCTGTACTCTGATCACTATGGCATGTACCACACAAGCCCCTCGTTGGGCGGCCTGACCCGGCCCGTGGTCCTGTGGAGTCAGCAGGATGTCTGCAAGTGGCTCAAGAAGCACTGTCCCCACAACTACCTCGTCTACGTGGAGGCCTTCTCCCAGCATGCCATCACCG gcCGGGCACTGCTGCGGCTGAATGCGGAGAAGCTGCAGCGGATGGGGCTGGCCCAGGAGGCCCAGAGGCAGGAGGTGCTGCAGCAGGTGCTCCGCCTGCAGGTGCGTGAGGAGGGGCGGAGCCTGCAGCTGCTCAGCCAAG CTTCCTTTGGGAAAATGTCCTAG